In Rhodobacter xanthinilyticus, a single window of DNA contains:
- the purL gene encoding phosphoribosylformylglycinamidine synthase subunit PurL: MNEPQITPDLIAAHGLKPDEYQSLLEIMGREPTFTELGIFSAMWNEHCSYKSSKKWLRTLHTTGDQVICGPGENAGVVDIGDGQAVIFKMESHNHPSYIEPHQGAATGVGGILRDVFTMGARPIAAMDSLSFGLPSHPKTPHLVKGVVEGVGSYGNCFGVPNVGGEVRFHAAYNGNCLVNAFAAGLADTDKIFYCAASGVGMPVVYLGAKTGRDGVGGATMASAEFDETIEEKRPTVQVGDPFTEKCLMEACMELMRTDAVISIQDMGAAGLTCSAVEMGDKGGLGIKLQLDAVPQREANMTAYEMMLSESQERMLMVLKPEKEDVARAIFEKWDLDFAIVGETIAEDRFLILHGNDVKADIPLSKLSSAAPEYDRPWVETPAAAPLTALPEIGPIEALKALIGSPNYAAKNWVFEQYDTQVMADTVRRPGMGAGVVRVHGTDKAVAFTSDVTPRYVKANPYEGGKQAVAEAYRNLSAVGALPLATTDNLNFGNPEKPEIMGQFVGAIKGIGEACKALDFPIVSGNVSLYNETDGSGILPTPTIGAVGLLKSLDDLIAGQPEAGDIALVIGVSHGHLGQSALAYEAFGIEAGDAPHVDLADERKHGEFLRANGKLVKAATDLADGGLALAAFEMAEGAGIGVQLDAADIGTLFGEDQARYLVACDAAGADALEAAARAAGVPLDRVGTFGGATVAFGAASAPLKDLSTLYRSAFAAAVEG, encoded by the coding sequence ATGAACGAGCCGCAAATCACCCCAGACCTGATTGCCGCCCACGGCCTGAAGCCCGACGAATATCAGAGCCTGCTCGAGATCATGGGCCGCGAGCCGACCTTCACCGAGCTCGGCATCTTCTCGGCGATGTGGAACGAGCATTGCTCCTACAAGAGCTCGAAGAAATGGCTGCGCACGCTGCATACCACCGGCGATCAGGTGATCTGCGGCCCGGGCGAGAACGCGGGCGTGGTCGATATCGGCGACGGGCAGGCGGTGATCTTCAAGATGGAGAGCCACAACCACCCCTCCTATATCGAGCCCCATCAGGGCGCGGCGACCGGGGTGGGCGGCATCCTGCGCGATGTCTTCACGATGGGCGCGCGGCCGATCGCGGCGATGGACAGCCTCAGCTTCGGCCTGCCCTCGCATCCGAAAACCCCCCATCTCGTCAAGGGCGTGGTCGAGGGCGTGGGCTCCTACGGCAACTGCTTCGGCGTGCCGAACGTCGGCGGCGAAGTGCGCTTCCATGCCGCCTATAACGGCAACTGCCTCGTGAACGCCTTCGCCGCGGGCCTCGCCGATACCGACAAGATCTTCTACTGCGCGGCCTCGGGTGTGGGCATGCCGGTGGTTTATCTCGGCGCAAAGACCGGCCGCGATGGCGTCGGCGGCGCGACCATGGCCTCGGCCGAATTCGACGAGACGATCGAGGAGAAACGCCCGACCGTGCAAGTCGGCGACCCCTTCACCGAGAAATGCCTGATGGAAGCCTGCATGGAGCTGATGCGCACCGATGCGGTGATCTCGATCCAGGACATGGGCGCCGCGGGTCTGACCTGCTCGGCGGTCGAGATGGGCGACAAGGGGGGCCTCGGCATCAAGCTGCAACTCGACGCCGTGCCGCAGCGCGAAGCCAACATGACCGCCTATGAGATGATGCTCTCGGAAAGCCAGGAGCGGATGCTCATGGTGCTCAAGCCCGAGAAAGAGGATGTCGCCCGCGCGATCTTCGAGAAATGGGATCTCGATTTCGCCATCGTCGGCGAGACCATCGCCGAGGACCGCTTCCTGATCCTGCACGGCAATGATGTGAAGGCGGATATCCCGCTTTCGAAACTCTCCTCCGCCGCGCCCGAATATGACCGCCCTTGGGTCGAGACCCCGGCCGCCGCGCCGCTCACCGCGCTGCCCGAGATCGGCCCGATCGAGGCGCTCAAGGCGCTGATCGGCTCGCCGAACTATGCCGCGAAGAACTGGGTCTTCGAGCAATATGACACTCAGGTCATGGCCGATACCGTGCGCCGCCCGGGGATGGGCGCGGGCGTGGTGCGCGTGCATGGCACCGACAAGGCCGTGGCCTTCACCTCGGACGTGACCCCGCGCTACGTCAAGGCCAACCCCTATGAGGGCGGCAAACAGGCCGTCGCCGAGGCCTATCGCAACCTCTCCGCCGTCGGCGCGCTGCCCTTGGCCACCACCGACAACCTGAACTTCGGCAACCCCGAAAAGCCCGAGATCATGGGCCAGTTCGTCGGCGCGATCAAAGGCATCGGCGAGGCCTGCAAGGCGCTCGATTTCCCGATCGTCTCGGGTAACGTCTCGCTCTACAACGAGACCGACGGCTCGGGCATCTTGCCGACGCCGACGATCGGCGCGGTGGGCCTGCTGAAATCGCTCGACGATCTGATCGCCGGGCAGCCGGAGGCGGGCGATATCGCGCTGGTGATCGGCGTGAGCCACGGCCATCTCGGCCAATCGGCGCTGGCCTATGAGGCCTTCGGGATCGAAGCGGGCGATGCGCCGCATGTCGATCTGGCCGATGAGCGCAAGCATGGCGAATTCCTGCGCGCCAATGGCAAGCTCGTGAAAGCCGCGACCGATCTCGCCGATGGCGGGCTTGCCCTCGCGGCCTTCGAGATGGCCGAAGGCGCCGGCATCGGCGTGCAGCTCGACGCCGCCGATATCGGCACGCTCTTTGGCGAGGATCAGGCGCGCTATCTCGTCGCCTGCGACGCGGCCGGCGCCGATGCGCTCGAGGCGGCGGCGCGCGCGGCGGGCGTGCCGCTCGACCGCGTTGGCACCTTTGGCGGCGCCACCGTCGCCTTCGGTGCGGCCTCGGCGCCGCTCAAGGATCTCTCGACGCTCTACCGCAGCGCCTTTGCCGCCGCCGTCGAGGGCTGA
- the deoC gene encoding deoxyribose-phosphate aldolase: protein MAHPPSDSRNPGMPLDPSWFQRAAVNTPAVEARAAELGARRPLVGAHRAAWLVNAIRCMDLTTLAGDDTEDRVARLCAKARAPLAPEVAEGLGVAGLTTGAVCVYPTMVGAAVRALAGSGVPVASVATGFPAGLMPLALRLAEIRYAVEEGAAEIDIVITRAHVLRADWAALYDEIAAMREACGAAHLKAILATGDLQTLSNVYKASMVAMQAGADFIKTSTGKEAVNATLPVSLTMVRAARDYGARTGHAVGFKPAGGMRSAADAIAWQVLMREELGARWLRPDLFRLGASSMLADIEAALTAYVTGRPVAPQSLARA from the coding sequence ATGGCCCATCCCCCCTCCGACAGCCGCAACCCCGGCATGCCGCTCGACCCGAGCTGGTTTCAGCGCGCCGCGGTGAACACCCCCGCCGTCGAGGCCCGCGCGGCCGAGCTTGGCGCGCGCCGCCCGCTTGTGGGCGCGCATCGGGCGGCCTGGCTCGTCAATGCGATCCGCTGCATGGATCTCACCACGCTTGCGGGCGATGATACCGAGGACCGCGTGGCGCGGCTGTGCGCCAAGGCGCGCGCACCGCTTGCGCCGGAGGTGGCCGAGGGGCTGGGCGTGGCCGGGCTGACGACCGGGGCGGTCTGTGTCTATCCGACGATGGTGGGCGCGGCGGTGCGGGCGCTGGCGGGCTCGGGCGTGCCGGTCGCCTCGGTGGCGACGGGCTTTCCCGCCGGGCTGATGCCGCTCGCGCTGCGCCTCGCCGAGATCCGCTATGCGGTCGAGGAGGGCGCCGCCGAGATCGACATCGTGATCACTCGCGCCCATGTGCTGCGCGCCGATTGGGCCGCGCTTTACGATGAGATCGCGGCGATGCGCGAGGCCTGCGGGGCGGCGCATCTCAAGGCGATTCTCGCGACCGGCGATCTGCAGACGCTGTCGAATGTCTACAAGGCCTCGATGGTGGCGATGCAGGCGGGCGCCGATTTCATCAAGACCTCGACCGGCAAGGAAGCGGTGAACGCGACGCTGCCGGTTTCGCTCACCATGGTGCGGGCGGCGCGCGATTATGGCGCGCGCACGGGCCATGCGGTGGGGTTCAAACCGGCCGGCGGCATGCGCAGCGCGGCCGATGCGATCGCCTGGCAGGTGCTGATGCGCGAGGAGCTGGGCGCGCGCTGGCTCCGCCCCGATCTCTTCCGCCTCGGCGCCTCCTCGATGCTCGCCGATATCGAAGCCGCACTCACCGCTTATGTCACCGGGCGCCCCGTCGCGCCCCAGAGCCTTGCACGCGCCTGA
- a CDS encoding BolA/IbaG family iron-sulfur metabolism protein — translation MPMEAHDIEALIREGFPNAKITITDLAGDGNHWAAEVIDASFAGLNRVQQQRAVFAALKGAMDGPSAPLHALALTTKAP, via the coding sequence ATGCCGATGGAAGCCCATGATATCGAAGCCCTGATCCGCGAGGGGTTTCCCAATGCCAAGATCACCATCACCGATCTTGCCGGAGACGGGAATCACTGGGCGGCCGAGGTGATCGACGCTTCCTTCGCGGGCCTCAACCGCGTGCAACAGCAGCGTGCCGTCTTTGCCGCGCTGAAAGGCGCGATGGACGGGCCGAGCGCGCCGCTCCATGCGCTCGCGCTGACCACCAAGGCGCCGTAA
- the grxD gene encoding Grx4 family monothiol glutaredoxin — translation MTAIDQIKQDIETNDVVLYMKGTKEMPQCGFSSRVAGVLNFMGVTYKDVNVLADADIRQGIKDFSDWPTIPQLYVKGEFVGGCDIVTEMTLSGELDQLFEAKGVAFNKDAADQIRAANA, via the coding sequence ATGACCGCGATCGACCAGATCAAGCAGGATATCGAAACCAACGACGTGGTGCTCTACATGAAGGGCACCAAGGAAATGCCGCAATGCGGGTTTTCCTCGCGCGTCGCGGGTGTGCTGAATTTCATGGGCGTGACCTACAAGGACGTGAACGTCCTCGCCGATGCCGACATCCGTCAGGGCATCAAGGATTTCTCCGACTGGCCGACGATCCCGCAGCTCTATGTGAAGGGCGAATTCGTCGGCGGCTGCGATATCGTCACCGAGATGACCCTCTCGGGCGAGCTCGACCAGCTCTTCGAGGCGAAGGGCGTGGCGTTCAACAAGGACGCCGCCGATCAGATCCGCGCCGCGAACGCCTGA